Proteins encoded by one window of Xyrauchen texanus isolate HMW12.3.18 chromosome 24, RBS_HiC_50CHRs, whole genome shotgun sequence:
- the sfr1 gene encoding swi5-dependent recombination DNA repair protein 1 homolog, producing the protein METTPIKLTPVDETTPNTALSSSRRSSAVKPMSASLRERLKRSRHSFSSPQSVVKRLKIEDDKQPQTSGAEDTNQNVTDNKMNETDVNQNEMRETRDCSNHTAEPVEDLIQLCEELKKEVKEKSETLRRLKMVKMYRTKNDLTQLQRLIEKWRSCAQSVLYELQSKLSTEGKKISLSQLMDSFGLDDNILHFDRTEEDFTDT; encoded by the exons ATGGAGACTACACCGATAAAACTGACGCCTGTTGATGAAACTACACCGAATACAGCCCTGTCTTCATCCAGAAGGTCCAGTGCAGTCAAG CCCATGAGTGCTTCACTGAGGGAGAGGTTAAAAAGATCACGGCACTCATTCAGCTCACCCCAAAGTGTGGTTAAACGCCTTAAAATTGAAGATGACAAGCAGCCACAGACTTCAGGAGCAGAAGACACTAATCAGAATGTGACTGACAACAAAATGAATGAAACTGATGTCAATCAGAATGAAATGAGGGAGACAAGAGACTGTTCAAATCACACAGCTGAACCTGTTGAAGATTTGATTCAGCTATGTGAAGAACTAAAAAAAGAAGTGAAAGAGAAATCAGAAACCTTGCGAAGATTAAAGATGGTCAAAATGTATAGAACAAAG AATGACCTGACCCAGCTGCAGAGGCTAATAGAGAAATGGAGATCCTGTGCCCAGTCTGTGCTGTATGAATTACAGAGCAAACTGTCTACAGAAGGCAAAAAAATCAGTCTGTCCCAGCTTATGGATAGCTTTGGTTTAGATGACAATATATTGCACTTTGATAGGACTGAGGAAGACTTCACAGACACCTGA